Part of the Streptomyces europaeiscabiei genome is shown below.
CCGCCCGGGTCGACCCGGACACCGGCTACCGCTACTACGCCACCGGGCAGCTGGAACAGCCGCGGCTGGTGGCCCGGCTGCGCCGGCTCGGCATGCCGCTGGCCCGTATCCGTACGGTGTGCGCGCCGGCGCCGGGCCCGGCGCCGGGCCCGGCGGCCCGGGAGATACGGGCGTACTGGGCCGGGGTCGAGGCCGAGACGGCGACCCGACGGGACCTGGCGGCCTTCCTCGTGGACCACCTCACCCACCCGTCCGAGGAGGACATCACGATGCTGGAACTCCGTTACGCCGCCGTCTCCGACACCGGCCTGGTCCGCGCCACCAACCAGGACACCGCCTACGCCGACACCCGTGTTCTCGCCGTCGCCGACGGTTTCGGCCCGGCCGGGGCTCCGCGGCACGTCCTCGTTCCACGGTGCCGCCTCGATCTTCACCCGGGCGACCCCGAACCCCGCGGCGCCCAGTCGCCCGGTCCACACCGACGCGGCCACGCGCTGCGCCGACAACCCACCCACGCCGCGCACGGTCAGCATCGGCTGGTCGGGCGTCGCGCCCCGGTCGAGCGCGATCCGCGTGTACTTCACCCGATGGTGCTCCGCCCACCGACGTATCCGGCCCTCGTCTCCGGCCACGGGCCCGGAACCGGCCCCGGAACCGGACACCACCGTCAGATGGATCTCGAACTCCCCGGCGAACTCCCGCACCGCAGCCCCGCATTCCCCCGTGTCCACCTGCCTGCTCCTCGATGGCCGACTGTACTGACCACCACTGACAGGCAAGAGGAGCATCAGCGGCTGCGGGGCCGCGCTCAGGAGGCCGAGTCCCCCGGATCCCAGTCCAGCAGGCGGACCTTCGCGACCGTGCGTACGTGGCGGCACATCGCGGTGGCCGCCTGTTTGGGCTGCTCGGCTGCGATGGCGTCGAGGATCGCCCGGTGCTGGGCCAGGGAACGGCCGGGGCGGCCCGGCTGGCGCAGCGACTCGGTGCGGCTCTCGGCGATCTGGTCGGCGATGGAGCGCATGAACTCGGCGAGCAGACTGCTGTGCGCGGCCGCCGTGACCGCCGCGTGGAAGAGCCGGTCGCCCTCAATACCGTGGCCGTCCCGCTCGATCTCCCCGGCCATGTGCGCGAGCGCGTCCCGCATCGCGGCCAGGTCGTCCTCCGTACGGCGCTCGGCGGCCAGTTCGGCGAGCTTCGTCTCCAACGCCTCGCGGGCCTCCAGCACATCGGGCAGCCGCCGACGCCGTTCGACCATCTCGTCGACGGGCTCGACGTCGAGGCTGTCCCGGACGAGATACGTGCCCCCGCCGTGCCGCGCCTCCACCAGGCCCTGGACCTCCAGCACCACGATGGCCTGCTTGACCGAGGCCCGGCTCACCCCCAGCCGCTGGGCCAGGTCCCGCTCGGGCGGCAGCCGGTCCCCCGCCTTCAGACCGCCCTCGACGACGTACTGACGCAGCCGGTCGAGTACCTGTTCGTAGAGTCGCTGCTTGGCCATGGGGCGCAGGGCGTCGCTCACGGTTCCCCCTCTCGTCCGGGCGTCGCTCGTCGGGAGCGTAACACCGGCGGGCATCAGTGGCCCGGTGGCCAAGTGGCTGAACCAATTTTCGCGCACCCCCTTGACGCCACCGTCGTACGCCCCCACCCTGACCAACCGTAAGTGGCTCAGCCACTCGGCCACTCACCCCGAGTTCTCAGCTCTCCCCCTCAGCCCCTCCCCCAGCCGTTCCGGGACCCACCGACGGGAGCCGGTATGTCACCCGAACTCATCTCGATCCTCGTCCTCGCCGTGGTGTTCGTCATCGCCACGACCCGCTCCGTGAACATGGGCGCGCTCGCCTTCGCCGCCGCCTTCGGCGTGGGCGAACTCGTGGCCGACCTCGACGCGGACGGCATCTTCGCCGGCTTCCCCGGCGACCTGTTCGTCGTCCTCGTCGGCGTCACCTATCTCTTCGCGATCGCCCGCTCGAACGGCACCACCGACTGGCTCGTGCACGCCTCGATCCGGCTCGTACGGGGCCGGGTGGCGCTGATCCCCTGGGTGATGTTCTTCATCACCGGCGCGCTCACGGCGATCGGCGCGGTCAGCCCGGCCGCCGTCGCGATCGTCGCCCCCATCGCCCTCAGCTTCGCCTCGCGCTACGGCATCAGCCCCCTCCTGATGGGCGCGATGGTCGTCCACGGCGCCCAGGGCGGCGGCTTCTCCCCGATCAGCATCTACGGCACGATCGTCAACGGCATCGTCGAACGCGAGAACCTCCCGGGCAACGAGATCGCCCTCTTCCTGACGTCCCTGATCGCCAACCTCGTGATCGCAGGCGTGGTGTTCGTCCTGTTCGGGGGACTGAAGCTGTGGAAGCAACCCGCTCACACAACCGCGGGCAACGACTCCCACCCCGCTGACACAGCTGCGGGCAATCGTGCCGCTGGGGCGATGGGGGTCCCCCCGGTCGAGCGAAGTCGAGAGTGGGGGAGGGTGGGCGCAGCGGCACCTCGAACCGCCGAGCAGCGGACCCCATCCCCGGCCGCCCCCACCCCCGGTACCGCGTCCACCCTCAGCACGGAAACCGCCCCCAGCACGGAGACCACCCTCACCCCCGCCCGCATCGCCACCCTCACCTCCCTCGCCGCCCTGGTCGTCGCAGTCCTCGCCCTCGACCTGGACGCGGGCCTCACCGCGGTGACACTCGCCGCCATCCTCAGCGCCGTCTGGCCGGACGACAGCCGCAAGGCGGTGAGCCAGATCGCCTGGTCCACGGTCCTCCTCATCTGCGGCGTCCTCACCTACGTGGGCGTACTCGACGAGATGGGCACCATCACCTGGGCCGGCGAGGGCGTCAGCGACATCGGCATCCCCCTCCTCGCCGCCGTACTGCTCTGCTACATCGGCGCGATCGTGTCGGCCTTCGCCTCGTCGGTGGGCATCATGGGCGCCCTGATCCCCCTGGCCGTACCGTTCCTGGCACAGGGCGAGATCGGCGCGGTCGGCATGATCGCGGCGCTCGCCGTGTCCGCGACGGTCGTGGACGTGAGCCCCTTCTCCACGAACGGCGCACTGGTCCTGGCCGCCGCACCGGACGTCGACCGCGAGCGTTTCTTCCGCCAGCTGATGATCTACGGAGGGATCGTGGTGGCAGTGGTACCCGCGGTGGTGTGGCTGGTGCTGGTGGTCCCGGGGTTCGGATAGCCACATGTGCGGTAGCGGTACCTCGGACGGCGACAACCAAGGAGTACGAGACGTGTCCCCACTCTTCCCGGCCCTCACCGGCGAAGCCATGACCCCCGAACGCCCCGCCCTGCGCTTCGGCGAACGGTCCCTGACGTACGCGGAACTCGCCGCCGTCACCGACGCCCTGGCGGACCGCGTCAAGGGCGGCGGCCGGGTCGCCGTCTGGGCGACCCCCACGCTGGAGACCGCCGTGGCCGTGGTGGCGGCACTGCGGGCCGGTGTACCCGCCGTACCCCTGAACCCGAAGTCCGGGGAGAAGGAACTCGGGCACATCCTCTCCGACAGCGCACCGTCACTGGTGCTCGCGGCCCCGGGCGACGAACTGCCCGCTCCCGTCCGGGATCTGAAGCGCATCGATGTCGATGTGCGTGATGCGCGCGGTGTGCGCGAGGCCGTCACCACAAGCGGAGGACCGGCCCCCGACGGACGGATCCCAGCCGGCGAACGGGCGGCAGCCGACACCGACGCGGCCCTGATCGTCTACACCTCCGGCACCACCGGCCCGCCCAAGGGCGCCGTCATCCCGCGCCGGGCCATCGCGACCACCCTGGACGCGCTGGCCGACGCCTGGCAGTGGACCGCCGACGACGTACTGGTCCACGCCCTCCCTCTCTTCCACGTGCACGGCCTGATCCTGGGCATCCTGGGCCCGCTGCGACGCGGCGGCTCGGTCCGCCACCTCGGCAGGTTCGACACGACCGCGGTGGCACAGGAGCTGTCGGCCGGCGCGACGATGCTGTTCGGCGTCCCGACGATGTACCACCGCATCGCGGAGACCCTGCCCACCGACCCGGAACTGGCGAAGGCACTCGGCCGTGCCCGCCTCCTCGTCTCCGGCTCGGCCGCGCTGCCGGTGCACGACCACGAACGGATCGCGGCGGCCACCGGACGCCGGGTGATCGAGCGGTACGGCATGACGGAGACCCTCATGAACACCAGCGTCCGCGCCGACGGCGAACCCCGCGCCGGCGCGGTCGGACTCCCGCTGCCGGGCGTGGAGTTGAGACTGGTCGAGGACGACGGCACCCCCCTCACCGCGTACGACGGCGAGTCGGTCGGCGAGATCCAGGTACGCGGCCCGAACCTCTTCACCGAGTACCTCAACCGCCCCGACGCGACCGCCGCCGCGTTCACCCCCGACGGCTGGTTCCGCACCGGCGACATGGCCGTCCGCGACCCCGACGGCTACGTACGCATCGTCGGCCGCAAGGCCACCGACCTCATCAAGAGCGGCGGCTACAAGATCGGCGCGGGCGAGATCGAGAACGCGCTCCTGGAACACCCCGGGGTACGGGAAGCCGCCGTCACGGGCGAACCGGACCCCGACCTCGGCGAACGCGTGGTCGCCTGGATCGTCCCGACGGACCCGCAGTCCCCGCCCCCGGCACCCGAGTTGGCGACCCACGTCGCCACCCACCTCTCCCCCCACAAGCGCCCCCGAACCGTCCACTACCTCTCCGCCCTCCCCCGCAACGACATGGGCAAGATCATGAAGCGAGCGCTGAAGGCGGATGAGGACGGATGAGTGACCGACGCCGCTCGGCCCGCGAGGCCATCGCCCTCCTGACCGACGACTTCACGGAACTCCCCACGCCCCCACGGGACTACGCCCCCGACGGCCCCCTCACCTGGCACGGCTACGACACCTCCCGTGCCCGCGCCGCGGAGCGCACCGGGGAGGAGGAGTCGGTGGTGTGGGGACGCGCGGTGATCGGCGCCAGGACGGCGAGGACGGTGAGGACGGCGAGCTCGACGGAGACCGAGGTGATCGGCACCGGCACGGCAGTCGGGGTGGCGCCACCGGGGACGTCCGCCGAGCCTCGGCAGCGCGGCGAGGCAGAGGCGCCGTCGAGGCTCCCCACCTCCACGGCGGCCGTACTGATCTCCTTCGAGTTCGGCTTCCTCGGCGGCTCGCTCGGCGAACGCACCGGCGACCGCCTGGAGGCGGCGTACACCTACGCCCGTGAGCACCGCCTGCCGGTCGTCGCCCTGGTCGCGACCGGCGGCAGCCGCATGCAGGAAGGTATGCGCGCCCTCACCCAACTCCAGCGCGTGGCACGCGAGTCGGCGCTGACGAGGGAGGCCGGACTGCCCCAGATCGCGGTTCTCCGCGACCCCACGACGGGCGGCGGCTGGGCCACCCTCGGCGCCGGCGCCGACATCGTCCTCGCCCTTCCCGACGCCCAGGTCGGCTTCGCCGGCTCCCGAGTCCGCCCACCCGACGCGGACCCGACGGCGTACACGGCCGAGTCCCAGGTGGCGGCGGGCTCGGTCGACGCGGTGGTCCACCCGGACGACCTGCGCGACACGCTGGCCCTCTGGCTGACCCTCCTGACCGCCCCCTCCACGACCCCGGCACCTCCACCCCACGCCCTCCCACCGCACGGCGCCCCCGACGAGGGTCGCGGGCCCTCAAGGGGTGCGGGACCGTACCCATCTGCGACTCCGCCGCAGGGCGCGACCAGCCACAACGCACCCTCGGCCGCCGACGGACCGCTCCCCCCGCCCCCCACGGCGCCCCTCCTCCCCACCACCGGCTGGGAAGCCGTACAACGCGCCCGCTCCCCCCGACGTCCCCGCGCCGAGGCCTACTTGGACGCCTACTTCACCCACCGCACGGCCATCAGCGGGGACCGCGCCGGCGGCACCGATCCCGGCATGCTGTGCGGCTTCGGCGAACACGAGGGCCGGACCGTCGCCTACGCCGCCCAGTGCGGCACCCCGACCCGCCCGGCGGGCTACCGCACCGCCGCCCGCCTGATCCGCCTCGCCGACCGCCTGGGCATCCCCGTCCTGACCCTCGTCGACACCCCCGGCGCCGCGAACGACGCCGAGGCCGAACGGCAGGGCGCGGGCCCCGCCATCGCCGACCTCTTCACCACCGTCACCACCGCCCGCACCCCCCTCACCACCCTCCTCATCGGCGAGGGCGGCTCGGGCGGCGCCCTCGCCCTCGCCGCCCCCGACAACACCTGGGCCACCCCGGACAGCTACTTCTCGGTGATCGCCCCGGAACTGGCGGCGGCGATCCTCAAACGGCCCGAGAGGCTGACGCGGGCAACGGCGGACGAGCTCCGCGTACGACCACAGGATCTGGTGGAGCTGGGGGTCGTACGGGAGGTCGTACGGGAGATACCACGGCGGGCCGCCGAACCCGGGGCGACGCGCTCACGCGACTGACGGCCGCCCTCGGCCCACCCCGCCCGATCCCGCCCGGCCCGGCCGTTCCCGCCTGACCTCCCGTCACAGGACCACCCGTCCAGCCGCACCCCCACCCGGCCCACCCCAACAGGCACCACGCCGCCACCCCCCGCACGATGCAGAGGGAACCAGGGAACCGCCGACCGGCGGCGGTCCGCACGGTCCGTGCCTTCGGGAGGATCCGCAATGACCGCGATGACCGCCAGTCTGGAGCAGCTGCGCCGCTGCCACTTCGGCGTCGACCTCGGAGCCGCCCGGACCCGGGTGTATGTGAAGGGCGCCGGCCTGGTCGTGGACCAGCCGAGCGTGGCCGCCGTGAACACCCGGACGGGCGCGCTGATCGCGGTCGGGGAGTTCGCGGAGAGGATGATGGGCCGAACGCCCGACTACATCCGGGTCGTACGGCCCGTCTCCGGCGGCACGGTGGTCGACATCGAGATGGCCCAGCGCATGCTCCGCCAGCTCCTGGGTGACAGGGTCCGCCGCAACCTGCGCCGCAAACCCGTCCTGCGCGCCGCCGCGTGCACCCCGCACGGCGCGGACCCGCTCGCCCAGCGCGCCACGATCGAGACCCTCGTGGGCCTCGGCGCCCGCCGTGTGGAACTGGTCGACACGCTCATCGCGGCGGCCGTCGGCTGCGGACTGCCGGTCGAGCAGCCCGAGGCCACGATGATCATGGTCTGCGGGGCGGGGGCGACCGAGCTCGCCGTCCTCTCCCTCGGCTCGGTGGTCAGCGCCGTACGCATCCCCGTCGGCGGCGAGGCCATCGACCACGCGATCGTGCAGCACCTGCGCCTGAGGCACGAGCTGACACTGCCCAGCCAGTCCGTACGACCGCTCCAGCTCGCTCTCTCCGGCAACGGCCTCACCCCGCACGGCCCCGCCTCCACCGAGATCCACGGCCTCGACGTGGCGACCGGGCTCGCCCGCTCCGTCCAGGTGGACACCGCGGCCGTACGCGACGCCATCCAGACCCCGCTGACCGCCGTGGTCGACGGCATCGGCAAGGTGCTGCGGGACTGCCCGCCCGACCTGGTGGCCGACCTCGCCGACCGCGGCATCATGATGGTCGGCGGCAGCGCCCTCCTCCCCGGCTTCGACCAGATGCTCCGCCACGCCACCGGCATGCCGGTGGGCATCGCCGAACGCCCCGACGTCTGCGCCGCCCTCGGCATCGGCGCCATGCTGGAGGGCCGCATCGCACCCATCAGCCTGGACCCGGTGAGCGACTGACCGACAACCCCGCACAGCCGCCCCCGGGCAACCCCCTGCGAACACTTCTCCGAACAGCTCTCCGAACAGCCTTCTGAACAACTCTCCGGGCATTCCCCGCGCGCATTCCTCCGAGCATTCCCACACGAGTGGCAGCACCCGGAGCACGCAGGGGCGGCCGGCACCACGGCGGTCACCCGGCGGTCGCCCCCGTGAGCCCGCGACGCCCCACCGAACGCCCGTACGCATCGTTCTCGCCGAAGTCCCCCGACGCTAGGGTTACTTGGAGGAACGCGGCCACGGAGGTGAGCACACGGATGCCAGGGCCCGTGACCCGCATCGGTATCACCGGACATCGGGAGATCCCGGAAGCCGTGCTCTCCGCCGTCCGCTCGGGCATCCGGGCGGAGTTACGAGGCCGCCCCGCCACCACCCGGGCCCTCAGCAGCCTCGCCGCCGGCGCCGACCAGCTCTTCGCGGAGATCGCCCTCGAAAGCGGCATGCGGCTGGCCGCCGTGATCCCCGGCATGGACTACGAGGCCCACCTCGGCGACGACGAGGTCCGGGCCACCTACCGCCGGCTCCTCAAGTGCTCCGGCGAACGCGTCGAACTGCCGCGCGAACGCACCCACGAGGAGGCGTACTACGCGGCCGGCCGCTACATCGTCGACCACGCGGACCGCATGATCGCCATCTGGGACGGCGCCCCGTCCCGCGGCCTCGGCGGTACGGCGGACATCGTCGGCTACGCCCACCTCACAGGCGTCCCGGTGACGGTGCTGTGGAGTCCGGGCGTACGCCGCGCCTGACCTGAGCGCCCCACTCCTCCGCCGTCCCGTCAGGACCCGAACCGCGCCAGCCAGTCCGTGTGCTGCGGCGAGACCAGCCGCTCCGCCTCCGCGACCGCGTCGGCCCAGCCGTCCTCCCGGACGGTGGTGCTCATGGCGACGCGCAGGGTCTCCAGGTCCTGTTCGACGAGCTTGTGCGCGTATGTCAACGGCCGGTGCCGCCGGACCTCCTGCCAGGCCACGCCCGCCGCGGCCGCGGCGCTCAGGACTCCGGTCGGATCCCAGCGGCCCTCGATCAGCCCGCCGGCCCTGAGCACGGCGGCGAGCAGCGCCAACAGCGTCAGAAAGGTCGTCGTGCCCGACCAGCGCACGGACGCGCGGTGCCCCTGCCCGGACTTGCTGCCGTACCACGCGAGTTGCTCCATGACCCGGTCGCGGAGATAGATGTCGCGCCG
Proteins encoded:
- a CDS encoding FadR/GntR family transcriptional regulator, with translation MSDALRPMAKQRLYEQVLDRLRQYVVEGGLKAGDRLPPERDLAQRLGVSRASVKQAIVVLEVQGLVEARHGGGTYLVRDSLDVEPVDEMVERRRRLPDVLEAREALETKLAELAAERRTEDDLAAMRDALAHMAGEIERDGHGIEGDRLFHAAVTAAAHSSLLAEFMRSIADQIAESRTESLRQPGRPGRSLAQHRAILDAIAAEQPKQAATAMCRHVRTVAKVRLLDWDPGDSAS
- a CDS encoding SLC13 family permease encodes the protein MSPELISILVLAVVFVIATTRSVNMGALAFAAAFGVGELVADLDADGIFAGFPGDLFVVLVGVTYLFAIARSNGTTDWLVHASIRLVRGRVALIPWVMFFITGALTAIGAVSPAAVAIVAPIALSFASRYGISPLLMGAMVVHGAQGGGFSPISIYGTIVNGIVERENLPGNEIALFLTSLIANLVIAGVVFVLFGGLKLWKQPAHTTAGNDSHPADTAAGNRAAGAMGVPPVERSREWGRVGAAAPRTAEQRTPSPAAPTPGTASTLSTETAPSTETTLTPARIATLTSLAALVVAVLALDLDAGLTAVTLAAILSAVWPDDSRKAVSQIAWSTVLLICGVLTYVGVLDEMGTITWAGEGVSDIGIPLLAAVLLCYIGAIVSAFASSVGIMGALIPLAVPFLAQGEIGAVGMIAALAVSATVVDVSPFSTNGALVLAAAPDVDRERFFRQLMIYGGIVVAVVPAVVWLVLVVPGFG
- a CDS encoding acyl-CoA synthetase, with the protein product MSPLFPALTGEAMTPERPALRFGERSLTYAELAAVTDALADRVKGGGRVAVWATPTLETAVAVVAALRAGVPAVPLNPKSGEKELGHILSDSAPSLVLAAPGDELPAPVRDLKRIDVDVRDARGVREAVTTSGGPAPDGRIPAGERAAADTDAALIVYTSGTTGPPKGAVIPRRAIATTLDALADAWQWTADDVLVHALPLFHVHGLILGILGPLRRGGSVRHLGRFDTTAVAQELSAGATMLFGVPTMYHRIAETLPTDPELAKALGRARLLVSGSAALPVHDHERIAAATGRRVIERYGMTETLMNTSVRADGEPRAGAVGLPLPGVELRLVEDDGTPLTAYDGESVGEIQVRGPNLFTEYLNRPDATAAAFTPDGWFRTGDMAVRDPDGYVRIVGRKATDLIKSGGYKIGAGEIENALLEHPGVREAAVTGEPDPDLGERVVAWIVPTDPQSPPPAPELATHVATHLSPHKRPRTVHYLSALPRNDMGKIMKRALKADEDG
- a CDS encoding carboxyl transferase domain-containing protein, which produces MSDRRRSAREAIALLTDDFTELPTPPRDYAPDGPLTWHGYDTSRARAAERTGEEESVVWGRAVIGARTARTVRTASSTETEVIGTGTAVGVAPPGTSAEPRQRGEAEAPSRLPTSTAAVLISFEFGFLGGSLGERTGDRLEAAYTYAREHRLPVVALVATGGSRMQEGMRALTQLQRVARESALTREAGLPQIAVLRDPTTGGGWATLGAGADIVLALPDAQVGFAGSRVRPPDADPTAYTAESQVAAGSVDAVVHPDDLRDTLALWLTLLTAPSTTPAPPPHALPPHGAPDEGRGPSRGAGPYPSATPPQGATSHNAPSAADGPLPPPPTAPLLPTTGWEAVQRARSPRRPRAEAYLDAYFTHRTAISGDRAGGTDPGMLCGFGEHEGRTVAYAAQCGTPTRPAGYRTAARLIRLADRLGIPVLTLVDTPGAANDAEAERQGAGPAIADLFTTVTTARTPLTTLLIGEGGSGGALALAAPDNTWATPDSYFSVIAPELAAAILKRPERLTRATADELRVRPQDLVELGVVREVVREIPRRAAEPGATRSRD
- a CDS encoding rod shape-determining protein — protein: MTASLEQLRRCHFGVDLGAARTRVYVKGAGLVVDQPSVAAVNTRTGALIAVGEFAERMMGRTPDYIRVVRPVSGGTVVDIEMAQRMLRQLLGDRVRRNLRRKPVLRAAACTPHGADPLAQRATIETLVGLGARRVELVDTLIAAAVGCGLPVEQPEATMIMVCGAGATELAVLSLGSVVSAVRIPVGGEAIDHAIVQHLRLRHELTLPSQSVRPLQLALSGNGLTPHGPASTEIHGLDVATGLARSVQVDTAAVRDAIQTPLTAVVDGIGKVLRDCPPDLVADLADRGIMMVGGSALLPGFDQMLRHATGMPVGIAERPDVCAALGIGAMLEGRIAPISLDPVSD